Proteins found in one Acidobacteriota bacterium genomic segment:
- the kbl gene encoding glycine C-acetyltransferase — MAFPEKIRTLYQDQIKALQDAGIFKVERFIHSPQAADIEVEYPAGASLRKVINMCANNYLGLSSHPDVIKAAHEGLDSRGYGMSSVRFICGTQDIHRELEARMTEFLGTEDTLLFPSCMDANAGVFEAVLTKDDVMISDRLVHASLIDGIRLCSAIHDTFKHSDLAHLESKLQLHADRRLKLVITDGVFSMDGDTAKLDEMVALCAKYDAMLLVDDSHASGFIGKTGRGTHEKCGVMGEIDIITTTFGKALGGASGGCVSGRRELVEMCRQRARPYLFSNTIAPVVVAGVLKVLEILSASTERRDKLETNTAYWRKGLTEAGFILKDGDTPIVPVMLFNAKLSQDVSRALYDEGIYAIGFFFPVVPQGQARIRTQISAGHEIHHLDKALDAFIKVGKRFDILGKTKQELIAKYGL; from the coding sequence ATGGCCTTTCCCGAAAAAATCCGCACCCTCTACCAGGACCAGATCAAGGCGCTCCAGGACGCGGGCATCTTCAAGGTCGAGCGTTTCATCCATTCGCCCCAGGCCGCCGACATCGAGGTCGAATATCCGGCCGGCGCCTCGCTCCGGAAAGTCATCAACATGTGCGCCAACAACTACCTCGGGCTGTCGAGCCACCCCGACGTGATCAAGGCCGCCCATGAAGGGCTGGACTCGCGCGGCTACGGCATGTCGTCCGTGCGTTTCATCTGCGGCACGCAGGATATCCACCGCGAACTCGAAGCCCGGATGACGGAGTTCCTGGGGACCGAGGACACGCTCCTTTTTCCCTCCTGCATGGACGCCAATGCCGGCGTCTTCGAGGCCGTTTTGACCAAGGACGACGTCATGATTTCGGACCGCCTGGTCCATGCCTCGCTCATCGACGGCATCCGGCTGTGCAGCGCGATCCACGACACCTTCAAACACTCCGACCTGGCCCATCTCGAATCCAAGCTCCAGCTTCATGCCGACCGCCGTCTCAAGCTCGTCATCACGGACGGCGTCTTCTCCATGGACGGCGACACGGCCAAGCTCGACGAGATGGTCGCGCTCTGTGCCAAATACGACGCCATGCTGCTCGTCGACGACTCCCACGCTTCGGGATTCATCGGCAAGACCGGCCGCGGGACGCACGAGAAGTGCGGCGTGATGGGCGAGATCGACATCATCACGACGACCTTCGGCAAGGCGCTCGGCGGAGCGTCCGGGGGCTGCGTCAGCGGCCGCCGCGAACTTGTCGAGATGTGCCGCCAGCGGGCCCGTCCCTATCTCTTCTCCAACACCATCGCCCCCGTCGTCGTGGCCGGCGTGCTGAAGGTTCTCGAGATTCTCTCGGCCTCGACCGAGCGGCGGGACAAACTGGAGACGAACACCGCCTACTGGCGGAAGGGGCTGACCGAGGCCGGATTCATTCTCAAGGACGGCGACACGCCCATCGTCCCCGTCATGCTCTTCAACGCCAAGCTCTCCCAGGACGTCTCGCGGGCCCTCTACGACGAAGGCATTTACGCCATCGGCTTTTTCTTCCCGGTGGTCCCGCAGGGCCAGGCCCGGATCCGGACGCAGATCTCGGCCGGCCACGAAATCCACCACCTCGACAAGGCTCTTGACGCCTTCATCAAGGTCGGAAAGCGGTTCGACATCCTGGGCAAAACGAAGCAGGAGCTCATCGCGAAGTACGGCCTGTAG
- a CDS encoding SDR family oxidoreductase, whose amino-acid sequence MSFKDRIVYVTGSSSGIGRSCVRAFAARGARILASARRLDRLEALASELRKSAGIDIHVFALDVRDREAVDAAVAVLPSEWKNIDILVNNAGLSRGLSPIHEGSIRDWEEMIDTNVKGLLYVSRAVIRGMVERGRGHVVNIGSIAGHEVYPGGNVYCASKFAVNALGRALRLDLSGTGIRVSSVDPGMVETEFSLVRFHGDGERAKKVYQGLTPLSPDDIADAVVWCADRPPHVNISQMIVMPTDQASAGLAHRR is encoded by the coding sequence ATGTCGTTTAAAGATCGAATTGTTTATGTCACGGGGTCGAGTTCGGGGATCGGCCGGTCCTGTGTCCGGGCCTTTGCCGCCCGGGGCGCGAGGATTCTGGCGAGCGCCCGGCGTCTGGATCGTCTCGAAGCCTTGGCTTCCGAACTCCGTAAATCCGCCGGAATCGATATTCATGTTTTCGCTCTTGATGTCCGGGACCGGGAAGCCGTCGATGCCGCCGTCGCCGTCCTTCCCTCCGAATGGAAAAATATCGACATCCTGGTCAACAACGCCGGACTCAGCCGCGGCCTGAGTCCGATCCATGAAGGATCGATCCGGGACTGGGAAGAGATGATCGACACGAACGTCAAAGGGCTTCTCTATGTCAGCCGCGCCGTCATCCGCGGCATGGTCGAGCGCGGTCGCGGCCATGTCGTCAACATCGGATCCATCGCCGGACACGAAGTTTATCCCGGCGGCAACGTCTACTGCGCGAGCAAGTTTGCCGTGAACGCTCTCGGCCGGGCCCTGCGCCTGGACCTCAGCGGGACGGGCATCCGAGTTTCATCGGTCGATCCGGGGATGGTTGAAACCGAGTTCAGCCTGGTCCGCTTTCACGGCGACGGCGAACGGGCGAAAAAAGTCTACCAGGGGCTGACCCCGCTTTCGCCCGACGACATCGCCGATGCCGTTGTCTGGTGCGCCGACCGGCCGCCGCATGTCAACATCAGCCAGATGATCGTCATGCCGACGGATCAGGCCTCGGCCGGCCTGGCGCACCGGCGGTAG
- the acsA gene encoding acetate--CoA ligase, whose product MSHIGSYEERLENFSWSISEQELGYKPGDDINIGWYCTDRICAMGKGDKPALIWEGHSGAEKRFTYNDIRLASNAIGAFLRGLGLTDGDRICLFLDRIPELYLGFLGVLKIGAIVQPLFSAFGDESLYVRLSNAETTAVITQRKHAPKLRKILDKLPHLKHIIIVDHDGKAPLRDREVTFSLETAPAIEKLDIFPTKAESPSVLHYTSGTTGQPKGVHHVHYSLISQYLTAKWVLDLHDDDIYWCTADPGWVTGTSYGIIAPFSLGITQCVLDAGFSAEAWYKFIEKHRISVWYSAPTAIRSLMKAGDALIPKFDMSCLRHLASVGEPLNSEAVVWSQKVFGLPFLDTFWQTETGCIVISNYPGMEVRPGSMGKPFPGIRGTVLDPATGRPHAQPGKIGLVALEPGWPSMMRGYWKNEEAFAKKFRNGWYITGDRARIDADGYFWFVGRDDDVINTGGHLVSPFEVESALLEHPAVAESAVVSKPDPINLEVVKAFVALKPGFTASKDLDLEIMNFIRKKLSPLAMPQEIEFVDALPKTRSGKIMRRILHAREWGEEIGDTSTLEND is encoded by the coding sequence ATGTCACACATCGGATCCTACGAAGAACGCCTCGAGAATTTTTCCTGGTCCATCTCCGAGCAGGAACTCGGCTACAAGCCGGGCGATGACATCAACATCGGCTGGTACTGCACCGACCGCATCTGCGCCATGGGCAAAGGCGACAAGCCCGCCCTCATCTGGGAAGGCCACTCCGGGGCCGAAAAGCGCTTCACCTATAACGACATCCGGCTGGCCTCCAACGCCATCGGCGCCTTTCTCCGCGGCCTGGGCCTTACGGACGGCGACCGGATTTGCCTGTTCCTCGACCGCATCCCCGAACTCTATCTGGGGTTCCTGGGCGTCCTGAAGATCGGGGCCATCGTTCAGCCCCTGTTTTCGGCCTTCGGCGACGAGTCGCTCTATGTCCGCCTGTCGAACGCCGAAACGACGGCCGTCATCACCCAGCGCAAGCACGCCCCCAAGCTCCGAAAGATCCTCGACAAGCTGCCCCATCTCAAGCACATCATCATCGTCGACCACGACGGCAAGGCGCCTCTGCGCGACCGGGAAGTCACCTTTTCTCTGGAGACGGCGCCGGCCATCGAAAAGCTGGACATCTTCCCGACCAAGGCCGAGTCGCCCTCGGTCCTGCACTACACGTCGGGAACGACGGGTCAGCCCAAGGGCGTCCACCACGTCCACTACTCGCTCATCTCCCAATACCTGACGGCCAAGTGGGTTCTCGACCTTCATGATGACGACATTTACTGGTGCACGGCCGATCCCGGCTGGGTTACGGGGACCTCTTACGGCATCATCGCCCCCTTCAGCCTGGGGATCACGCAGTGTGTTCTGGACGCCGGTTTCTCGGCCGAGGCCTGGTACAAGTTCATCGAAAAACACCGGATCTCGGTCTGGTACTCGGCCCCGACGGCCATCCGGTCGCTCATGAAGGCGGGAGACGCCCTCATCCCGAAGTTCGACATGTCCTGCCTGCGCCACCTGGCCAGCGTCGGCGAACCCCTGAATTCCGAAGCCGTTGTCTGGTCCCAGAAGGTCTTCGGCCTGCCCTTCCTCGACACCTTCTGGCAGACCGAAACCGGCTGCATCGTCATCTCCAACTACCCGGGGATGGAAGTCCGGCCGGGATCCATGGGCAAGCCGTTTCCCGGCATTCGGGGAACCGTCCTCGATCCGGCCACCGGACGGCCCCACGCCCAGCCCGGCAAAATCGGACTTGTCGCCCTGGAGCCGGGCTGGCCGTCCATGATGCGCGGCTACTGGAAAAACGAGGAGGCCTTCGCCAAGAAATTCCGGAACGGCTGGTACATCACGGGTGATCGGGCCCGGATCGACGCCGACGGCTACTTCTGGTTCGTCGGCCGCGACGACGACGTCATCAACACCGGCGGCCATCTCGTCAGCCCTTTCGAGGTCGAGTCCGCGCTGCTCGAGCATCCGGCCGTCGCCGAATCCGCCGTCGTCAGCAAGCCCGACCCGATCAATCTCGAGGTCGTCAAGGCCTTCGTTGCTCTCAAACCGGGCTTCACGGCCTCCAAGGATCTCGACCTGGAGATCATGAACTTCATCCGCAAGAAGCTCTCGCCGCTGGCCATGCCGCAGGAGATCGAGTTCGTCGACGCCCTGCCCAAGACGCGCAGCGGCAAGATCATGCGACGCATCCTCCACGCCAGGGAATGGGGCGAGGAGATCGGCGACACCTCCACCCTCGAAAACGATTAG
- a CDS encoding PIN domain-containing protein yields MPGKKTRIFLDSNVIVSGLFSDRGAPRIILDILSLDLPALKPMTGAYNIGEIERTLRVKLPAALSTFRTALKLMNPEIVALPSEGDLAPLVGLTAAKDLPVIASAISGKADILVTCDVKHLLKIEKSRLSFKIASPADFLDDLLPEILKNFMLSWRAVHGSEP; encoded by the coding sequence ATGCCAGGGAAAAAGACTAGGATTTTTCTGGACTCGAACGTCATCGTGTCGGGACTTTTTTCCGACCGGGGTGCGCCACGTATCATTCTCGACATCCTGAGTCTCGATCTTCCCGCTCTCAAACCAATGACGGGAGCCTATAACATCGGCGAAATCGAAAGAACCCTCAGGGTGAAGCTGCCGGCCGCGCTTTCAACGTTCCGCACGGCTCTGAAGCTGATGAATCCCGAAATTGTGGCCTTGCCTTCGGAAGGCGATCTTGCGCCTCTTGTCGGCTTGACGGCGGCAAAAGACCTGCCGGTCATTGCCTCCGCGATTTCCGGAAAAGCCGATATCCTTGTCACGTGCGACGTCAAGCATCTCCTGAAGATTGAAAAAAGCCGCCTTTCCTTCAAGATCGCATCACCCGCGGATTTTCTCGACGACCTTCTGCCGGAGATTCTCAAAAACTTCATGCTATCATGGCGGGCCGTGCACGGAAGTGAACCATGA
- a CDS encoding holo-ACP synthase — translation MHGPRALIFGLGLDIIEVPRMARNLARTAGLKARLFTEREIAYCESKKRSEEHFAARFAAKEAFLKALGTGWRDGLRFEDIEIVNDERGRPGLAVHGRVRDFCEANGIAGMHVSLSHLKETAAAVVVLEKIAE, via the coding sequence ATGCACGGACCTCGCGCGTTGATTTTCGGCCTCGGCCTGGATATAATCGAAGTTCCGCGGATGGCCCGCAATCTCGCCCGGACGGCGGGGTTGAAAGCCCGTCTGTTCACGGAGCGGGAAATCGCGTATTGCGAATCGAAAAAACGGAGCGAAGAGCACTTTGCCGCCCGGTTCGCCGCCAAAGAGGCCTTCCTCAAGGCTCTCGGCACCGGCTGGCGGGACGGCCTTCGCTTCGAGGACATCGAAATCGTCAATGACGAGCGGGGACGTCCCGGCCTGGCCGTTCACGGTCGAGTCAGGGATTTCTGCGAGGCGAACGGCATCGCGGGAATGCATGTGTCCCTGTCTCATTTGAAGGAGACGGCGGCGGCCGTCGTCGTCCTCGAAAAAATTGCCGAATAG
- a CDS encoding AbrB/MazE/SpoVT family DNA-binding domain-containing protein, whose product MAEPKPYAAEVKSRGQLTIPKKIREAGYMEEGQSVTLIPIGDSLLVTPRSLKLEDARRELRRMLKTSGLSLKELIDGLDDARARMRDESHAREKD is encoded by the coding sequence ATGGCGGAACCGAAGCCTTATGCCGCGGAGGTCAAATCGCGGGGCCAATTGACCATTCCTAAAAAAATCCGGGAAGCGGGTTATATGGAGGAGGGTCAGAGCGTGACCCTCATCCCGATCGGGGATTCTCTTCTGGTGACGCCCAGGTCGCTGAAACTCGAGGACGCCCGCCGGGAGCTCCGGCGGATGCTCAAAACTTCGGGTCTGTCCCTGAAAGAGCTGATTGACGGCCTGGACGACGCAAGAGCCCGGATGCGCGACGAATCCCATGCCAGGGAAAAAGACTAG
- a CDS encoding nucleotidyltransferase family protein → MPNLEFDKAKIAAFCRRNHIRRLSMYGSALRADFRPDSDIDLLVEFDPDRIPGLFGISRMERELSALFGGRKVDLRTPEDLSRYFRRQVLDEAEVQYAQG, encoded by the coding sequence ATGCCCAACTTAGAGTTCGACAAAGCGAAGATCGCCGCATTTTGCCGTAGGAATCATATTCGGCGGCTTTCAATGTACGGATCAGCGTTGCGGGCGGATTTCCGCCCCGACAGCGACATCGATCTTCTGGTCGAATTTGATCCGGATCGCATCCCCGGCCTTTTCGGCATCTCCCGGATGGAGAGAGAATTATCGGCCCTGTTTGGAGGACGGAAAGTGGACCTGCGCACTCCTGAAGACTTAAGCCGATATTTTCGTCGTCAGGTCCTTGATGAGGCTGAGGTTCAGTATGCACAAGGATGA
- a CDS encoding acyl carrier protein yields the protein MEGLKDIILDYVTKEYLEDDSDPLAYDTPLISGGIVDSFSMVSLKRFLENRYEIQIPDDDATPEAFDSVDKIADLVTRFVQKKG from the coding sequence ATGGAAGGACTGAAGGACATCATTCTTGACTATGTCACCAAGGAATACCTTGAGGACGACAGCGACCCCCTGGCCTACGACACCCCCCTCATTTCGGGCGGCATCGTGGACTCGTTTTCCATGGTCTCCCTGAAGCGGTTCCTGGAGAACCGGTACGAAATCCAGATCCCCGACGACGATGCCACGCCCGAGGCCTTCGACTCGGTCGACAAGATCGCCGACCTCGTCACCCGGTTCGTTCAGAAAAAGGGCTGA
- the kbl gene encoding glycine C-acetyltransferase: MSKTFMGELKNRIETIKSEGLYKEERVLTTTQGVEIKTESGLEVLNFCSNNYLGLCNEPRVMAAANYAFFRWGFGMASVRFICGTQQVHKDLEKALSEFLGMDDTLLYSSAFDANGGVFEPLFDENAALISDELNHASIIDGVRLCRARRLIYRNNDMDELEARLKEARDARVRVIVTDGVFSMDGIIARLDRICDLADRYDSLVLVDDSHATGIVGPTGRGTHEHCGVMGRVDIITTTFGKALGGASGGCISGRREIIEFLRQRSRPYIFSNSLSPAITGATLEVLKILRESTELKDRLERNTRMFREQITAAGFRIIPGTHPIVPILLGHLPNDAALSQRFADELLKEGIYVIGFYFPVVPRGKSRIRVQISAAHSPEQIAFAVDKFRVVGERCLALGNRSK; the protein is encoded by the coding sequence ATGTCGAAAACATTCATGGGAGAGCTGAAAAACCGGATTGAAACCATTAAATCCGAGGGTCTTTACAAGGAAGAGCGGGTTCTGACGACGACCCAGGGCGTTGAGATCAAGACCGAAAGCGGACTCGAAGTCCTCAACTTCTGCTCCAATAATTATCTCGGTCTCTGCAACGAGCCCCGGGTCATGGCCGCCGCCAACTATGCCTTTTTCCGCTGGGGTTTCGGCATGGCCTCCGTCCGCTTCATCTGCGGCACCCAGCAGGTCCATAAAGATTTGGAGAAGGCCCTTTCGGAATTCCTGGGCATGGACGACACGCTTCTCTATTCTTCGGCATTCGATGCAAACGGCGGCGTCTTCGAGCCGCTCTTTGACGAAAACGCGGCCCTCATTTCGGATGAGCTCAACCACGCCTCGATCATCGACGGCGTCCGTCTCTGCCGCGCCCGGCGCCTGATCTACCGGAACAACGACATGGACGAACTCGAAGCCCGCCTGAAGGAGGCCCGGGATGCCCGGGTGCGGGTCATCGTGACCGACGGCGTTTTCTCCATGGACGGCATCATCGCCCGCCTGGACCGGATCTGCGACCTGGCCGATCGCTACGACAGCCTGGTTCTGGTCGACGACTCGCACGCCACCGGGATCGTCGGCCCGACGGGCCGCGGTACCCACGAGCACTGCGGGGTCATGGGCCGCGTGGACATCATCACGACGACCTTCGGCAAGGCCCTGGGCGGGGCCTCGGGCGGCTGCATCTCCGGCCGGAGAGAGATCATCGAGTTTCTCCGCCAGAGGTCGCGCCCCTACATTTTCTCGAATTCGCTGTCTCCGGCCATCACCGGAGCCACTCTCGAAGTCCTCAAGATCCTCCGGGAGTCGACCGAACTCAAGGATCGCCTCGAAAGAAACACCCGGATGTTCCGTGAGCAAATTACGGCGGCCGGCTTCCGCATCATTCCCGGGACCCACCCCATTGTTCCCATCCTCCTCGGTCATTTGCCGAACGACGCCGCGTTGTCCCAGCGCTTTGCCGACGAACTCCTGAAGGAAGGAATCTACGTCATCGGTTTCTATTTCCCGGTCGTTCCCCGTGGGAAATCGCGGATCCGGGTTCAGATCAGCGCCGCCCACAGCCCGGAACAGATCGCCTTCGCCGTCGACAAGTTCCGCGTTGTTGGAGAACGTTGCTTGGCTTTGGGAAATCGCAGTAAATAA
- a CDS encoding IS110 family transposase yields the protein MHYVGIDHHRQYSHMTMMDKEGQVLRSARVPNLRAEIEKFLEGGEALEAVIETGRSSYTMVDVLEQIGVSVKIAHPNEVKAIARAKIKTDKRDSEVLAHLLRMNMIPEVYRRSPENRQAQRVLRQRAFYVRTMTALKNRVYAFLAQQKEEVRGEVARETNIFSAKGQKVLLGLDLDRGEMRLLLALLKTHRHLETKIAESTALVEKLYEEIREAQLIRTIPGFGKYLSVLVAVEIADLNRFSDAAHLHAYAGVIPSIHSSGDKTYHGKIIRAGNRWLRWAAVEAVWPAIRADFDLRGFYERLCRRKGANKAKVATARRLLTIIYKVWKEQRNYIPYRR from the coding sequence ATGCATTATGTCGGGATTGACCATCATCGTCAATACTCCCACATGACGATGATGGACAAGGAAGGTCAGGTACTTCGATCGGCCCGGGTTCCCAACCTTCGGGCCGAGATCGAGAAGTTCCTGGAAGGAGGGGAGGCGCTGGAAGCAGTCATCGAGACGGGCCGTTCGAGCTACACGATGGTGGATGTTCTCGAGCAGATCGGGGTTTCGGTCAAAATCGCCCATCCGAATGAAGTGAAGGCGATTGCTCGGGCGAAGATCAAGACGGACAAGCGCGACTCCGAGGTGCTGGCTCATCTTTTACGGATGAACATGATTCCGGAGGTCTATCGGCGATCTCCGGAGAACCGGCAAGCACAGCGGGTCTTGCGGCAGCGGGCTTTTTATGTCCGCACGATGACGGCACTGAAGAACCGGGTTTATGCGTTTCTGGCTCAGCAGAAAGAAGAGGTGCGGGGGGAAGTTGCGCGGGAGACCAATATTTTTTCCGCTAAAGGTCAGAAGGTGCTCCTGGGACTGGATCTGGATCGTGGGGAGATGAGACTCCTGCTGGCGCTGCTGAAAACGCACCGGCATTTAGAGACAAAGATCGCGGAATCGACCGCGCTTGTCGAAAAGCTCTATGAAGAGATCCGGGAAGCTCAGCTCATCCGAACCATTCCCGGGTTCGGAAAATATTTATCGGTTCTGGTGGCCGTGGAGATCGCCGACCTGAACCGGTTTTCCGACGCGGCCCATCTTCATGCCTACGCCGGGGTCATTCCTTCGATCCACAGCTCCGGGGATAAGACCTATCACGGCAAAATCATTCGGGCCGGGAATCGCTGGTTGCGCTGGGCGGCGGTGGAAGCGGTCTGGCCGGCCATCCGGGCGGATTTTGACCTGCGCGGCTTTTACGAGCGTCTGTGCCGAAGAAAAGGCGCCAATAAAGCCAAAGTGGCCACGGCCAGGCGATTGTTGACCATTATCTACAAGGTTTGGAAGGAGCAACGCAATTACATTCCTTATCGGAGATAA
- a CDS encoding HepT-like ribonuclease domain-containing protein — protein sequence MHKDDTTRLRHMLDAAREAISFVKARTRADLDIDRKLVLALVKSIEIIGEAAYRMSKAARNQYSDIPWDDIIGMRHRLVHAYFDINLDILWRTVQDDLPPLIAKLERTIPSP from the coding sequence ATGCACAAGGATGACACGACGCGTTTGAGGCATATGCTGGATGCAGCCCGCGAAGCCATCAGCTTTGTCAAGGCTCGGACACGAGCCGATCTGGACATCGACCGCAAATTGGTTTTGGCATTGGTCAAATCCATTGAGATCATCGGCGAGGCGGCTTACAGAATGTCTAAAGCCGCGCGAAATCAATATTCAGACATTCCTTGGGATGACATTATCGGGATGCGTCACCGTCTTGTTCATGCCTATTTCGATATCAACTTGGATATCCTCTGGAGAACCGTTCAGGATGACCTTCCGCCGCTGATCGCCAAGCTGGAACGCACCATCCCGAGTCCTTGA
- a CDS encoding manganese efflux pump MntP family protein, whose product MSVVVILGIAVGLAMDAFAVALGASCGRGGLQRGQILRLAAAFGFFQFAMPIVGWAAGSSVVHIIEKWDHWAAFGLLLFVGGRMIFESFRKKGGDDACRTDPTRGGSLFLLSVATSIDALAVGLGIGVMGEPILFPAVVIGVVCFFFTVLGAVLGPVAGRVAGKRAELSGGLVLIAIGVKILIEHL is encoded by the coding sequence ATGAGCGTTGTCGTGATTCTCGGGATCGCCGTCGGCCTGGCCATGGACGCCTTCGCCGTCGCTCTGGGTGCAAGCTGCGGACGGGGCGGGCTTCAGCGCGGACAGATTTTGCGGCTCGCCGCCGCCTTCGGCTTCTTCCAGTTCGCCATGCCGATCGTCGGCTGGGCGGCCGGATCATCCGTCGTTCATATCATCGAAAAATGGGACCATTGGGCGGCTTTCGGGCTTCTTCTTTTCGTCGGCGGCCGCATGATTTTCGAGTCCTTCCGGAAAAAGGGAGGCGATGATGCCTGCCGGACAGATCCGACCCGCGGCGGCTCCCTTTTCCTTCTCTCCGTGGCCACGAGCATCGACGCCCTGGCCGTCGGACTCGGGATCGGCGTCATGGGCGAGCCCATCCTCTTTCCGGCCGTCGTCATCGGCGTCGTCTGTTTCTTTTTCACCGTTCTCGGCGCCGTTCTCGGACCTGTCGCCGGCCGCGTGGCCGGAAAGCGGGCCGAACTTTCCGGCGGCCTCGTGCTGATCGCCATCGGCGTCAAAATCCTGATCGAGCACCTCTGA